A part of Nocardioides sp. WS12 genomic DNA contains:
- a CDS encoding Lrp/AsnC family transcriptional regulator — protein sequence MPELDAIDAAIVRELQRDARLANNVLAARVGIAPSTCHGRVRSLFERGVLLGAHVEVDQASVGRPLQAIISVRLRPHARSELSAFAQAMADLPEVLNVYFLAGADDFLIHVATADSEELREFVLVHLSGTRDVAMTETSLIFEHLRGRRTESGSARRSGGAPTPTI from the coding sequence ATGCCTGAGCTGGATGCCATCGACGCCGCGATCGTTCGCGAGTTGCAGCGTGATGCCCGGCTGGCGAACAACGTCCTGGCAGCGCGGGTCGGGATAGCGCCCTCGACCTGCCACGGCCGGGTCCGGTCCCTGTTCGAGCGCGGTGTCCTGCTGGGCGCCCACGTCGAGGTCGACCAGGCCAGCGTCGGTCGACCCCTGCAGGCCATCATCTCCGTCCGGTTGCGCCCGCATGCGCGCAGTGAACTCAGCGCCTTCGCCCAGGCCATGGCCGACCTGCCCGAGGTCCTCAACGTCTACTTCCTCGCCGGCGCGGACGACTTCCTGATCCACGTCGCCACCGCGGACTCCGAGGAGCTGCGCGAGTTCGTCCTGGTCCACCTCAGCGGTACCCGTGACGTGGCGATGACCGAGACCAGCCTGATCTTCGAGCACCTCCGGGGACGTCGTACCGAATCCGGTTCGGCACGCCGGTCCGGCGGCGCGCCCACGCCGACGATCTGA
- a CDS encoding segregation/condensation protein A has protein sequence MSETGGGFELRLSNFEGPFDLLLSLISKHKLDVTEIALAEVTVEFIAHIKRLPDDGDLEETTSFLLVAATLLDLKAARLLPQGDVEDEEDLALLEARDLLFARLLQYRAYKQVAALMGSRLLEESRRYPRAVGMEDRFASLLPEVLIGIGLDQFAALAAKAMQPRPELQLNLQHIHAPTVSVREQAAVVMDRLRRSGTMTFRALCGDSPDTLTTVARFLSLLELFREGVVAFDQMTPLGELTVRWTGDETVDVDDVITDEFDGVIPPEEQAPDDQGPEEKTDD, from the coding sequence ATGAGCGAGACGGGCGGAGGGTTCGAACTTCGCCTGTCGAACTTCGAGGGACCGTTCGACCTGCTGCTCAGCCTGATCTCGAAGCACAAGCTCGACGTCACCGAGATCGCGCTGGCCGAGGTCACCGTCGAGTTCATCGCGCACATCAAGCGACTGCCCGACGACGGCGACCTGGAGGAGACCACCTCCTTCCTGCTCGTTGCCGCCACCCTCCTCGATCTCAAGGCGGCGCGCCTGCTTCCGCAGGGCGACGTCGAGGACGAGGAGGACCTCGCGCTGCTCGAGGCCCGCGACCTGCTGTTCGCCCGGTTGTTGCAGTACCGGGCCTACAAGCAGGTGGCTGCGTTGATGGGGAGCCGGTTGCTGGAGGAGTCGCGCCGCTATCCCCGCGCCGTCGGCATGGAGGACCGGTTCGCGAGCCTGCTGCCCGAAGTGTTGATCGGGATCGGCCTCGACCAGTTCGCCGCCCTCGCGGCGAAAGCGATGCAGCCGCGGCCCGAACTGCAACTGAACCTGCAGCACATCCACGCTCCGACGGTCAGCGTTCGCGAACAGGCTGCGGTCGTCATGGACCGGCTGCGGCGCAGTGGAACGATGACCTTCCGCGCTCTGTGCGGCGATTCGCCCGACACCCTCACCACGGTGGCCCGGTTCCTGTCGTTGCTGGAGTTGTTCCGTGAAGGTGTCGTCGCGTTCGACCAGATGACACCCCTGGGCGAGCTCACGGTGCGCTGGACCGGCGACGAAACAGTCGACGTGGATGACGTGATCACCGACGAGTTCGACGGCGTGATTCCACCCGAAGAGCAGGCCCCGGACGATCAGGGCCCCGAGGAGAAGACTGATGACTGA
- the xerD gene encoding site-specific tyrosine recombinase XerD, which yields MSAADAVDRAVRTYLDHLTVEKGLALNTLTSYRRDLRRYREHLAGAGIDQLDQISESTVSEFLIRLREGSADHPPLSASSAARTVVAVRGFHKFAVADGLATLDPAAAVKPPTPAKRLPKALSLSDVEAILEAAGAPDTPLALRDRALLELLYGTGARISEAVGLDVDDISGGETDALLLRGKGGKERLVPIGSYARVAMDNYLVRGRPDLVSSASNAALFLNSRGGRLSRQSAWTVLVKAAERAGVTRDVSPHTLRHSFATHLLDGGADVRVVQELLGHASVTTTQVYTLVTVDNLREVFATAHPRARHG from the coding sequence GTGAGTGCGGCGGATGCGGTGGACCGGGCGGTCCGCACCTATCTGGACCACCTCACGGTCGAGAAGGGTCTGGCGCTCAACACGCTGACCTCCTATCGCCGCGACCTGCGGCGTTACCGCGAGCACCTGGCAGGTGCGGGGATCGACCAGCTGGACCAGATCTCGGAGTCGACCGTGTCGGAGTTCCTCATCCGGCTGCGTGAAGGCAGCGCCGATCACCCGCCTCTGAGCGCGTCGTCTGCCGCGCGCACCGTCGTCGCGGTGCGCGGCTTCCACAAGTTCGCCGTGGCCGACGGGTTGGCCACCCTCGACCCGGCAGCAGCGGTGAAACCGCCGACGCCCGCAAAACGCCTGCCCAAGGCGCTGTCGCTCTCCGACGTCGAGGCGATCCTCGAAGCGGCCGGGGCACCGGACACCCCGCTGGCGTTGCGGGACCGGGCGCTGCTCGAACTGCTCTACGGCACCGGGGCCCGGATATCGGAGGCCGTGGGCCTGGATGTCGACGACATCAGCGGGGGTGAGACCGACGCACTCCTGCTGCGCGGCAAGGGCGGCAAGGAACGGTTGGTCCCGATCGGCTCCTATGCGCGAGTGGCGATGGACAACTACCTCGTTCGGGGGCGACCGGACCTGGTCTCGTCTGCCTCGAACGCGGCGCTCTTCCTCAACTCCCGCGGCGGGCGCCTGTCACGCCAGTCGGCGTGGACGGTGTTGGTGAAGGCCGCCGAGCGGGCCGGCGTCACCCGCGACGTCTCGCCGCACACGCTGCGCCACTCGTTCGCGACCCATCTGCTCGACGGCGGTGCCGACGTACGTGTCGTCCAGGAGCTCCTCGGCCACGCGTCGGTGACCACGACGCAGGTCTACACGCTGGTCACCGTCGACAACCTGCGTGAAGTCTTCGCGACGGCGCACCCCCGGGCCCGGCATGGCTGA
- the scpB gene encoding SMC-Scp complex subunit ScpB, with the protein MTDQVEEALPVPFAALRPALEAVLMVADQPLDELTLATAVSYPAPEVAAALTALATEYDDQGRGFELRNVAGGWRFYTREEFAQVVEGFVLEGQQARLTQAALETLAVVAYQQPVSRARVSAVRGVNVDGVMRTLISRGLVEEAGQDGEHGATLYRTTSYFLERIGIVSIDELPDLAPHLPDLSEMEEELASAQGAPQPVEPEPVEVDPDGA; encoded by the coding sequence ATGACTGACCAGGTCGAAGAAGCACTGCCCGTGCCGTTCGCGGCGCTGCGCCCCGCGCTGGAGGCCGTGCTCATGGTGGCCGACCAGCCGCTGGACGAGCTGACCCTCGCCACCGCAGTGAGCTACCCGGCTCCTGAGGTCGCCGCCGCACTGACCGCCCTCGCTACCGAGTACGACGACCAGGGTCGTGGCTTCGAGCTGCGCAATGTCGCGGGTGGCTGGCGGTTCTACACGCGCGAGGAGTTCGCGCAGGTCGTCGAGGGCTTCGTGCTCGAGGGCCAGCAGGCCCGCCTGACGCAGGCGGCGCTGGAGACCCTCGCGGTCGTGGCCTACCAGCAGCCCGTGTCGCGCGCCCGCGTCTCGGCGGTGCGTGGCGTGAACGTGGACGGCGTGATGCGAACCCTGATCAGCCGCGGGCTGGTCGAGGAGGCCGGCCAGGACGGCGAGCACGGCGCGACGCTGTACCGCACGACGTCGTACTTCCTGGAGCGGATCGGCATCGTCTCGATCGACGAACTCCCCGATCTGGCCCCGCACCTGCCTGACCTCTCCGAGATGGAGGAGGAGCTGGCCTCGGCGCAGGGTGCGCCGCAGCCGGTGGAGCCCGAGCCTGTGGAGGTGGATCCCGATGGCGCGTGA
- a CDS encoding DEAD/DEAH box helicase — MAESPGVAGGTDAAYDRILAYAEGQGLTLYPHQEEALLSLLSGENVILATPTGSGKSLVAMGAAMAALADDRVTFYTAPIKALVSEKFFDLVEIFGAADVGMLTGDVSVNADAPIICCTAEVLANIALREGEAADVGMVVMDEFHFYGEPGRGWAWQVPLIELPRAQFLLMSATLGDVTELAADITRRNGRETAVVDEAERPVPLNFSWSLDPMGEALEELVTTGQGPVYVVHFTQAAAVEHAVSLLAGPGRLDTVLPKDRKEQIAERIAGVRFAAGFGKILNKLLRQGIGVHHAGMLPRYRRLVEQLAQAGLLTVICGTDTLGVGINVPIRTVLFTGLAKFDGTRQRVLRTREFLQIAGRAGRAGYDTAGYVVVQAPEHVIENEKAKAKAAAKNAAMSVEKQAKRKSKAQLRKPPEGTVVWSEQTFTRLVEGKPEPLKSQMKVDNGMLVNVLSREEDAFVVLRRLLMDNHEDRRTQLRLAKRAVRLARSLVTSEVLTRLDEVDGFGRRYVLTEALPEDFALNQPLSHFALAVLDVLDPDSETFMLDVISVMESTLEAPRPLLFAQRHAARGEAIAALKADGVEYDERMVLVEQITWPEPLGELLEPLFETYRERHPWLPPDALAPKSVVREMWEQGMGFTDLVSRYQIARSEGLILRYLTDAYRALRHSVPDAVRTDEFELLVEWLGETIRQVDSSLLDEWEALNDPDHIPSTVAHGEPPPPPRPLSQQGRVFDVMVRNAMWRRVELFARDDVPGLVALEVAAEGDFSEAAWDEALEAYFGEHRRLLTDGDARGPALLSVDKQAGRWEVTQTLHDPEGNHDWVIVAEVDLAASDEAGEAVVRTLEAHCLTG; from the coding sequence ATGGCTGAGTCCCCAGGTGTCGCAGGCGGCACCGATGCGGCGTACGACCGGATCCTTGCGTACGCCGAAGGGCAGGGCCTGACGCTCTACCCGCACCAGGAGGAGGCGCTCCTCTCCCTGCTGTCGGGCGAGAACGTCATCCTTGCGACGCCCACCGGATCGGGGAAATCGCTCGTGGCGATGGGTGCCGCCATGGCCGCCCTCGCCGACGACCGGGTGACGTTCTACACCGCGCCGATCAAGGCGCTGGTGAGCGAGAAGTTCTTCGACCTGGTCGAGATCTTCGGCGCCGCGGACGTCGGGATGCTGACCGGCGACGTGTCCGTCAACGCGGACGCACCGATCATCTGCTGCACCGCGGAGGTGCTCGCGAACATCGCGCTGCGCGAGGGCGAGGCCGCCGACGTCGGCATGGTCGTGATGGACGAGTTCCACTTCTACGGCGAACCCGGCCGCGGCTGGGCGTGGCAGGTGCCGCTGATCGAACTCCCGCGGGCGCAGTTCCTGCTCATGTCCGCCACCCTCGGTGACGTCACCGAACTCGCCGCCGACATCACCCGACGCAACGGCCGCGAGACCGCCGTCGTCGACGAGGCCGAACGCCCGGTGCCGCTGAACTTCAGTTGGTCCCTCGACCCGATGGGCGAAGCTCTCGAGGAACTGGTCACCACAGGCCAGGGACCGGTGTACGTCGTGCACTTCACCCAGGCTGCGGCCGTCGAGCATGCCGTCTCCCTGCTGGCCGGGCCCGGTCGCCTCGACACGGTGCTGCCCAAGGACCGCAAGGAGCAGATCGCCGAGCGGATCGCGGGTGTCCGGTTCGCCGCGGGCTTCGGCAAGATCCTCAACAAGTTGCTGCGGCAGGGGATCGGCGTCCACCACGCGGGGATGCTGCCGCGCTACCGCCGCCTCGTCGAACAACTCGCGCAGGCCGGTCTGCTCACCGTCATCTGCGGCACCGACACCCTCGGCGTCGGCATCAACGTGCCGATCCGCACGGTGCTCTTCACCGGGTTGGCCAAGTTCGACGGCACCCGTCAGCGGGTGTTGCGGACGCGTGAGTTCCTGCAGATCGCCGGCCGGGCAGGGCGAGCCGGGTACGACACGGCGGGCTACGTCGTCGTACAGGCTCCTGAGCACGTGATCGAGAACGAGAAGGCCAAGGCCAAGGCCGCTGCGAAGAACGCTGCGATGAGCGTCGAGAAGCAGGCCAAGCGCAAGTCCAAGGCGCAGTTGCGCAAGCCGCCCGAAGGCACCGTGGTTTGGAGCGAACAGACCTTCACCCGCCTGGTCGAGGGCAAGCCCGAGCCGCTCAAGTCGCAGATGAAGGTCGACAACGGGATGCTCGTCAACGTCCTTTCCCGCGAGGAGGACGCGTTCGTCGTCCTGCGGCGGCTGCTGATGGACAACCACGAGGACCGGCGCACCCAGTTGCGCCTGGCCAAGCGCGCCGTCCGGCTGGCCCGCAGCCTGGTCACGTCCGAGGTGCTGACCCGGCTCGACGAGGTCGACGGATTCGGTCGCCGCTACGTGCTGACCGAGGCGCTGCCCGAGGACTTCGCCCTCAACCAGCCGTTGTCGCACTTCGCCCTCGCCGTGCTCGACGTCCTCGACCCGGACAGTGAGACCTTCATGCTCGACGTCATCTCGGTGATGGAGTCGACGCTCGAGGCGCCGCGGCCGTTGCTGTTCGCGCAGCGCCATGCCGCCCGAGGCGAGGCGATCGCGGCCCTCAAGGCCGACGGTGTCGAGTACGACGAACGGATGGTCCTGGTCGAACAGATCACCTGGCCCGAGCCGCTCGGCGAGTTGCTCGAGCCACTCTTCGAGACCTACCGCGAGCGGCACCCCTGGCTCCCGCCCGACGCGCTGGCCCCCAAGTCGGTCGTCCGCGAGATGTGGGAACAGGGGATGGGCTTCACCGATCTGGTCTCCCGCTACCAGATCGCCCGCTCCGAGGGCCTGATCCTGCGCTACCTCACCGACGCCTACCGCGCCCTGCGCCACAGCGTCCCCGACGCGGTTCGAACCGACGAGTTCGAGTTGCTGGTCGAGTGGCTGGGGGAGACGATCCGCCAGGTCGACTCCTCGCTGCTCGACGAGTGGGAGGCGCTGAACGACCCCGACCACATCCCCTCGACGGTCGCGCACGGCGAGCCGCCTCCGCCGCCGCGACCACTGAGCCAGCAGGGCCGGGTCTTCGACGTGATGGTGCGCAACGCGATGTGGCGTCGGGTCGAGCTGTTCGCCCGCGACGACGTACCCGGACTGGTGGCCCTGGAGGTTGCTGCGGAGGGCGACTTCAGCGAGGCCGCGTGGGACGAGGCGCTCGAGGCCTACTTCGGTGAGCACCGGCGCCTCCTCACCGACGGTGATGCACGCGGACCTGCACTGCTGTCCGTCGACAAGCAGGCCGGTCGCTGGGAGGTCACGCAGACGCTGCACGACCCGGAGGGTAATCACGACTGGGTGATCGTCGCCGAGGTCGACCTTGCTGCCAGCGACGAGGCCGGCGAGGCCGTCGTACGCACCCTCGAGGCGCACTGCCTGACCGGCTGA
- the ald gene encoding alanine dehydrogenase: MRVGVPKEVKNHEYRVAITPIGVHELVAHGHDVLIQTGAGLGSSIEDADYVAAGAQILPDADTVWGTADMVLKVKEPIAEEYARMREGQVLFTYLHLAADKPLTEELLKRKVTGIAYETVQLPTGALPLLYPMSEVAGCLAPQVGAYNLMKAQGGRGVLMGGVGGVANAKVVIIGAGVSGQNAANIALGMGADVTLLDTDLDKLRMSFWRYSNQVHGLASSKLALEQQVIAADLVIGAVLIPGAAAPKLVSNELVSRMKPGSVLVDIAVDQGGCFEDTRPTTHADPTYQVHNSTFYCVANMPGAVPNTSTYALTNATLPYAVALANKGWVQACRDDHSLALGLNTHAGNLTNAPVAEAVGIASVPLEDALA; this comes from the coding sequence ATGCGCGTCGGCGTGCCGAAGGAAGTCAAGAACCACGAGTACCGGGTGGCGATCACGCCGATCGGGGTGCACGAACTGGTCGCGCACGGCCACGACGTCCTGATCCAGACCGGCGCGGGACTGGGTTCCTCGATCGAGGATGCCGACTACGTCGCCGCGGGCGCGCAGATCCTGCCGGACGCCGACACGGTGTGGGGGACCGCCGACATGGTGCTCAAGGTCAAGGAGCCCATCGCGGAGGAGTACGCCCGGATGCGGGAGGGCCAGGTGCTCTTCACCTACCTGCACCTCGCGGCGGACAAGCCGTTGACCGAGGAGTTGTTGAAGCGCAAGGTCACTGGCATCGCCTACGAGACCGTGCAGCTCCCGACGGGCGCGCTGCCGCTGCTCTACCCGATGTCCGAGGTCGCCGGCTGCCTCGCGCCCCAGGTCGGTGCCTACAACCTGATGAAGGCCCAGGGCGGCCGCGGCGTGCTGATGGGCGGCGTCGGCGGTGTCGCCAACGCGAAGGTCGTGATCATCGGTGCCGGGGTGTCCGGCCAGAACGCCGCCAACATCGCGCTCGGCATGGGTGCCGACGTCACCCTCCTCGACACCGACCTCGACAAGCTCCGGATGTCGTTCTGGCGCTACAGCAACCAGGTGCACGGACTGGCGTCGTCGAAGCTGGCCCTCGAGCAGCAGGTGATCGCCGCCGATCTGGTGATCGGCGCGGTGCTCATCCCCGGCGCGGCGGCCCCGAAGCTGGTCAGCAATGAACTGGTCTCGCGAATGAAGCCGGGTTCGGTCCTGGTCGACATCGCGGTCGACCAGGGGGGCTGCTTCGAGGACACCCGCCCCACCACGCACGCCGATCCGACCTACCAGGTGCACAACTCGACGTTCTACTGCGTGGCGAACATGCCGGGCGCGGTGCCGAACACGTCGACGTACGCGCTGACCAACGCGACGCTGCCCTACGCGGTCGCGCTGGCGAACAAGGGCTGGGTCCAGGCGTGCCGCGACGACCACAGTCTCGCGCTCGGTCTGAACACCCATGCCGGCAACCTGACGAACGCCCCCGTGGCCGAGGCCGTCGGCATCGCGTCGGTCCCGCTGGAGGACGCGCTAGCCTGA
- a CDS encoding NUDIX hydrolase yields the protein MSELRDVPESWPVESRADLHRDGWVLALRSDQVTRPGAVAEGAFRRLVVEHPGAAVILAIDEDDRVLCLRQYRHPAQHRLIELPAGVCDHPGEDPIEVARRELREEAAMQAERWTHLLSTFSSPGYSAERIHYYLAEGLSVADRGDFVLQHEEADLEMLWVPFPELVDAILSGDVADGPVVQAVLAVQVLRDRAGRPGA from the coding sequence ATGAGCGAACTGCGCGACGTACCCGAATCGTGGCCGGTCGAGTCCCGTGCGGACCTGCACCGCGACGGCTGGGTGCTCGCGCTGCGTTCGGACCAGGTCACGCGGCCGGGTGCGGTCGCTGAGGGCGCATTCCGGCGCCTGGTCGTCGAACACCCCGGCGCCGCGGTCATCCTGGCGATCGACGAAGACGACCGGGTGCTCTGCCTGCGCCAGTACCGGCATCCCGCGCAGCACCGGCTGATCGAGCTTCCGGCGGGCGTGTGCGATCACCCGGGAGAGGACCCGATCGAGGTCGCGCGGCGCGAACTGCGCGAGGAAGCCGCAATGCAGGCCGAGCGGTGGACGCACCTGCTGTCGACCTTCAGCTCGCCGGGCTACTCAGCAGAGCGGATCCACTACTACCTGGCGGAGGGGCTCTCTGTGGCCGACCGGGGCGACTTCGTGCTCCAGCACGAAGAGGCAGACCTGGAGATGTTGTGGGTCCCGTTCCCGGAACTGGTCGACGCGATCCTCAGCGGCGACGTTGCCGACGGGCCCGTGGTCCAGGCCGTGCTCGCGGTCCAGGTGCTGCGCGACCGCGCGGGGCGACCGGGAGCCTGA
- a CDS encoding CTP synthase, translating to MAPLSGLTQRGHQAKHLFVTGGVASSLGKGLTASSLGRLLRSRGLRVTMQKLDPYLNVDPGTMNPFQHGEVFVTDDGAETDLDIGHYERFLDTNLNQIANVTTGQVYSSVIAKERKGEYLGDTVQVIPHITNEIKERILAMGRQTVLNDAGEGGPVDVVITEVGGTVGDIESLPFLEAARQVRHDIGRDNVFFLHVSLVPFIGPSGELKTKPTQHSVAALRQVGIQPDAVVCRADRELPDSIKAKISLMCDVEQDAVVTAADAPSIYDIPKVLHRQGLDAYVVRRLNLPFRDVDWTLWDDLLRRVHHPKEDVTIALVGKYVDLHDAYLSVAEALRAGGFAHEAKVHLRWVASDECETQAGAAKQLSDVDAICVPGGFGIRGLEGKLGALTYARAHAIPTLGLCLGLQCMVIEYARTELGLTKAGSTEFDVDTPEPVIATMEEQKNIVEGAGDLGGTMRLGLYPATLSAGSIAREVYGADVIEERHRHRYEVNNSYRDRLAKAGLVFSGLNTDLDLVEFVELPRDVHPYYIGTQAHPELRSRPTRPHPLFAGLVGAALVRQRETRLEIDETGLHPEPVGE from the coding sequence ATGGCGCCCCTTAGTGGCTTGACGCAGCGCGGACATCAGGCAAAGCATCTCTTCGTCACCGGAGGGGTCGCCTCCTCTCTTGGCAAGGGCCTCACCGCCTCGAGCCTGGGTCGCTTGCTGCGTTCCCGGGGCCTTCGGGTCACCATGCAGAAGCTCGACCCGTACCTCAATGTCGACCCCGGAACGATGAACCCGTTCCAGCACGGCGAGGTCTTCGTCACCGACGACGGCGCCGAGACCGACCTCGACATCGGCCACTACGAGCGCTTCCTCGACACGAACCTCAACCAGATCGCCAATGTGACGACCGGGCAGGTCTATTCGTCGGTCATCGCCAAGGAGCGCAAGGGCGAGTACCTCGGCGACACGGTCCAGGTGATCCCGCACATCACCAACGAGATCAAGGAACGGATCCTGGCCATGGGCCGGCAGACCGTTCTGAACGACGCCGGCGAGGGCGGCCCGGTCGACGTGGTGATCACCGAGGTCGGCGGCACAGTGGGCGACATCGAGTCGCTGCCGTTCCTGGAGGCCGCGCGCCAGGTCCGCCACGACATCGGTCGCGACAACGTCTTCTTCCTGCACGTCTCCCTGGTTCCGTTCATCGGTCCCTCGGGAGAGCTGAAGACCAAGCCGACCCAGCACTCCGTGGCTGCGTTGCGCCAGGTCGGTATCCAGCCCGATGCCGTGGTGTGCCGCGCGGACCGCGAGCTGCCCGACAGCATCAAGGCCAAGATCTCGCTGATGTGCGACGTCGAGCAGGACGCAGTGGTCACCGCGGCCGACGCGCCGTCGATCTACGACATCCCGAAGGTCCTGCACCGTCAGGGTCTCGACGCCTACGTCGTACGACGTCTCAACCTGCCGTTCCGCGATGTCGACTGGACACTGTGGGACGACCTGCTCCGCCGGGTGCACCACCCCAAGGAAGACGTCACCATCGCGCTGGTCGGCAAGTACGTCGACCTGCACGACGCGTACCTGTCGGTCGCCGAGGCGCTGCGGGCCGGCGGGTTCGCCCACGAGGCCAAGGTGCACCTGCGCTGGGTCGCCTCGGACGAGTGCGAGACGCAGGCGGGTGCCGCCAAGCAGTTGTCCGACGTCGACGCGATCTGTGTGCCCGGTGGGTTCGGCATCCGTGGCCTCGAGGGCAAGCTCGGCGCGCTCACCTACGCCCGCGCCCACGCGATCCCCACGCTCGGCCTGTGCCTGGGCTTGCAGTGCATGGTCATCGAGTACGCCCGTACCGAGCTCGGCCTGACCAAGGCGGGCTCGACGGAGTTCGACGTCGACACCCCGGAGCCGGTGATCGCGACGATGGAGGAGCAGAAGAACATCGTCGAAGGCGCCGGCGACCTGGGCGGCACGATGCGCCTGGGGCTGTACCCCGCGACGCTCTCGGCGGGCTCCATCGCCCGTGAGGTCTACGGCGCCGACGTGATCGAGGAGCGCCACCGTCACCGCTACGAGGTCAACAACTCCTACCGCGACCGGCTCGCGAAGGCCGGCCTGGTGTTCTCCGGGCTGAACACCGACCTCGACCTGGTCGAGTTCGTCGAGCTCCCGCGCGACGTGCACCCGTACTACATCGGCACCCAGGCGCACCCCGAGCTCCGCTCGCGCCCGACCCGGCCGCACCCGCTCTTCGCTGGTCTGGTCGGCGCTGCGCTGGTCCGTCAGCGCGAGACGCGCCTGGAGATCGACGAGACCGGCCTGCACCCGGAGCCGGTCGGCGAATGA
- a CDS encoding ParA family protein encodes MTRVSPVMESTGKLGPTGRMMPVLPTPKPVTEHGPARVIAMCNQKGGVGKTTTTINLGAALAEFGRKVLLVDFDPQGSLSVGLGLNPHEMDHTVYNLLMDRQTTIDDVVVPSGVPGMDLLPSNIDLSAAEVQLVHEVAREQTLQRVLAPALERYDVILIDCQPSLGLLTVNALTASHGVIVPLECEYFALRGVALLKQTIDKVKERLNPALEVDGVLGTMFDGRTLHGREVLERLVSAWGDQVFHTVIRRTVKFSDSTVAGEPITSYASASSGAEAYRQLAKEVALRCLDV; translated from the coding sequence ATGACGCGCGTGTCCCCGGTGATGGAGTCCACGGGCAAGCTCGGCCCCACTGGTCGGATGATGCCGGTGCTGCCGACGCCCAAGCCGGTCACCGAGCACGGCCCGGCCCGCGTGATCGCGATGTGCAACCAGAAGGGTGGCGTCGGCAAGACGACGACCACGATCAACCTGGGTGCCGCGCTGGCCGAGTTCGGCCGCAAGGTGCTGCTCGTCGACTTCGACCCGCAGGGCTCGCTGTCGGTGGGTCTCGGGCTCAACCCGCACGAGATGGACCACACGGTCTACAACCTGCTGATGGACCGCCAGACCACCATCGACGACGTCGTGGTGCCCTCGGGCGTCCCGGGCATGGATCTGCTGCCTTCCAACATCGACCTGTCGGCTGCCGAGGTGCAGTTGGTGCACGAGGTTGCCCGCGAGCAGACCCTGCAGCGCGTGCTGGCCCCTGCCCTGGAGCGGTACGACGTCATCCTCATCGACTGTCAGCCCTCGCTCGGCCTGCTCACCGTCAACGCACTCACGGCTTCGCACGGCGTGATCGTGCCGCTGGAGTGCGAATACTTCGCGTTGCGTGGTGTCGCGTTGCTCAAGCAGACGATCGACAAGGTCAAGGAGCGCCTCAACCCGGCCCTCGAGGTCGACGGTGTACTCGGCACGATGTTTGACGGCCGCACCCTGCACGGGCGCGAGGTCCTCGAGCGCCTGGTGTCGGCCTGGGGTGACCAGGTGTTCCACACCGTCATCCGTCGTACCGTGAAGTTCTCCGACTCGACCGTCGCCGGTGAGCCGATCACCTCCTACGCCTCGGCATCCTCAGGTGCCGAGGCCTATCGCCAACTGGCGAAGGAGGTGGCGCTGCGGTGTCTCGACGTGTGA
- a CDS encoding pseudouridine synthase has protein sequence MARDIAVDEDGLIRLQKLLATSGVASRRKCEELMLDGEVEVDGEVVTRLGTKVDPRTAVIKVSGRRLPPVSDQMYLVLNKPRGVVSTMSDPQGRTTLTDVLSEILAADPALRLFHVGRLDTDTSGLLMLTNDGDFAHRMAHPSFEVEKTYVAEVTGRISKNTVADLLAGVTLDDGPVEVRRARILGATADRSIIELVIHEGRNRIVRRLLDQVGHPVRQLSRTKFGPIELGTLASGTTRELSDDELGELLDLVGL, from the coding sequence ATGGCGCGTGACATCGCAGTCGACGAGGACGGCCTGATCCGCCTGCAGAAGTTGCTCGCCACGTCCGGGGTCGCCTCGCGCCGCAAGTGCGAGGAACTGATGCTCGATGGTGAGGTCGAGGTCGATGGCGAGGTCGTCACCCGCCTCGGCACCAAGGTCGACCCGCGCACCGCGGTGATCAAGGTGTCGGGCAGGCGGCTGCCTCCCGTGTCCGACCAGATGTACCTCGTCCTGAACAAGCCGCGTGGCGTCGTCTCGACGATGTCGGACCCGCAGGGCCGTACGACGCTCACCGACGTGCTCAGCGAGATCCTCGCTGCTGACCCTGCCCTGCGGCTGTTCCACGTCGGTCGGCTCGACACGGACACGTCCGGCTTGCTGATGTTGACCAATGACGGCGATTTCGCCCACCGGATGGCGCATCCGTCGTTCGAGGTGGAGAAGACCTATGTCGCAGAGGTGACCGGGCGGATCTCGAAGAACACGGTCGCCGACCTGCTGGCCGGTGTGACCCTCGACGACGGTCCCGTGGAGGTGCGACGAGCCCGGATCCTCGGCGCGACCGCGGACCGTTCCATCATCGAACTGGTGATCCACGAGGGGCGCAACCGGATCGTGCGTCGCCTGCTCGACCAGGTCGGACACCCCGTGCGGCAGCTCAGCCGGACCAAGTTCGGGCCGATCGAGCTCGGCACCCTGGCGAGCGGCACGACCCGAGAACTCAGCGACGACGAGCTCGGAGAGCTCCTCGACCTGGTTGGTCTGTGA